A genomic stretch from Erigeron canadensis isolate Cc75 chromosome 9, C_canadensis_v1, whole genome shotgun sequence includes:
- the LOC122581231 gene encoding uncharacterized protein At5g02240-like — protein sequence MACMTRALIPNSLKCITCNITNNSTTTSVTKKPHLPNTISRSRRLSVLSMADSNRSTVLVTGAAGRTGQIVYKKLKERSGEYVARGFVRSEESKEKIGGADDVFIGDIRNAETLAPAIQGIDALVILTSGVPKMKPGFDPTKGGRPEFYFEEGSYPEQVDWEGQKNQIDAAKAAGVKQIVLVGSMGGTNLNHPLNSLGNGNILVWKRKAEQYLADSGVPYTIIRAGGLQDKEGGVRELLIGKDDELLETDTRTIARADVAEVCIQALQFEEAQFKAFDLASKPEGTGTPTKDFKALFSQITTRF from the exons ATGGCTTGCATGACACGTGCACTTATACCAAACTCATTAAAATGTATCACTTGTAATATCACCAATAATAGTACGACTACTTCTGTTACAAAAAAGCCTCATCTGCCTAACACCATATCCAGAAGTAGAAGGTTGTCAGTATTATCAATGGCGGATTCCAATCGTAGCACTGTTCTCGTTACtggtgctgctggcagaactg GTCAAATAGTTTATAAGAAGTTGAAGGAGAGGTCAGGCGAGTATGTTGCTAGAGGTTTCGTTAGAAGTGAGGAAAGTAAGGAGAAAATCGGTGGAGCAGATGATGTTTTCATTGGCGATATAAGGAATGCCGAAACTCTTGCTCCTGCTATTCAAGGGATCGATGCTCTTGTGATTCTCACAAGTGGAGTCCCTAAAATGAAACCTGGGTTTGACCCAACTAAAGGTGGAAGGCCCGAATTCTACTTTGAAGAGGGATCATACCCTGAACAA GTTGATTGGGAAGGACAGAAGAATCAAATAGATGCTG CTAAAGCTGCTGGAGTGAAGCAAATTGTTCTGGTTGGATCCATGGGTGGAACAAATTTGAACCATCCGTTAAATAGCTTGGGAAATGGGAATATACTG GTCTGGAAGAGAAAGGCTGAACAGTATTTAGCAGACTCTGGGGTTCCATACACTATTATTAG GGCTGGGGGTTTGCAAGACAAGGAAGGTGGTGTGAGGGAGCTGCTAATCGGAAAAGATGACGAGCTTCTTGAGACTGATACCAGAACCATTGCAAGAGCAGATGTGGCTGAAGTCTGTATTCAG GCACTGCAGTTTGAGGAGGCACAATTCAAAGCATTTGATCTTGCGTCCAAACCCGAGGGAACTGGAACGCCAACAAAAGACTTTAAGGCCTTGTTTTCCCAAATCACTACTCGGTTTTAA
- the LOC122582535 gene encoding protein SCO1 homolog 2, mitochondrial isoform X1 produces MVMQVFKIIYSLGKKSLFSPATSRRCASQQKMFHTSTMKAAKKSGPSLEALPKPPASRPPSKWRYYLLPTAVLGGIGGGLLYLHLNDEKRAIRIGQGTNVGYGSRNGPVIGGPFRLIDANGRIVTEKDLRGNWVLLHFGYTSSPDVGPSELLKLAKAICALDSPESQPNMKVQPVFVTVDPQRDTPSHLRAYLKEFDERIVGLTGPVGAVRDMAHAYRVFFKKVDEDGDDYLVQTSYNMYLMNPNLEIVRTFGLEYNAEQLAEEIQKELHRNKL; encoded by the exons atggtAATGCAAGTTTTCAAAATAATCTATTCACTTGGAAAAAAATCCCTATTCTCACCTGCAACCAG CAGGCGATGTGCCTCACAACAGAAGATGTTTCATACGTCTACCATGAAGGCAGCAAAAAAGAGTGGTCCTTCATTGGAAGCGCTTCCGAAACCACCCGCTTCTCGGCCACCATCAAAGTGGCGATATTATCTGCTt CCAACTGCTGTTCTTGGTGGAATTGGTGGTGGACTTCTTTATTTGCATTTGAATGATGAAAAGCGAGCTATTCGTATAG GACAGGGTACAAATGTTGGATATGGTTCACGAAACGGTCCAGTTATTGGTGGCCCTTTCAGATTGATTGATGCAAATGGTAGAATAGTTACAGAAAAGGATCTTCGAGGAAACTGGGTACTTTTGCACTTTGGTTATACTTCATCCCCTGATGTGGGGCCTTCAGAACTTTTGAAATTAGCCAAGGCTATCTGCGCATTAGATTCCCCTGAGTCGCAACCAAACATGAAGGTTCAACCTGTTTTTGTTACAGTGGATCCGCAGCGTGATACCCCATCTCATCTTCGTGCTTATCTTAAAG aatttgatgaGAGAATAGTGGGTCTAACTGGACCAGTTGGTGCTGTAAGGGATATGGCGCATGCGTACAGAGTGTTCTTTAAGAAAGTTGACGAAGATGGGGATGATTATCTTGTCCAAACTTCATATAACAT GTACTTGATGAATCCTAATTTGGAAATTGTTAGAACCTTTGGGCTCGAGTATAATGCAGAGCAACTAGCAGAAGAGATTCAGAAAGAATTACACAGGAACAAATTGTAA
- the LOC122581531 gene encoding peroxisomal nicotinamide adenine dinucleotide carrier-like, whose translation MSNAVVNGLAGAGGGIIAQIITYPLQSVNTRQQTERIAKKSQSKGSSGGTLVQMLQVIRSEGIGGLYSGLKPSLLGTATSQGIYYYFYQVFKNKAEAIAAANKRKGHGDGTVGMFSWLVVAALAGSLNVLFTNPIWVLVTRMQTHTQAEHKILEAKKEALIREYSESSLVGSSLQDKLRELDSVKPNPYGTLHAAYEVYNEAGIRGFWKGIVPTLIMVCNPSIQFMIYETSLKYLKAKQANNKLSSNKVSALEVFLVGAIAKLGATVTTYPLLVVKSRLQAKQEISTNNSLRYSGTMDAIVKMIRYEGFSSFYKGMSTKIVQSVFAASVLFMIKEELVKFYAVLAKKSQKILLTLSS comes from the exons ATGTCAAACGCCGTCGTGAATGGCCTCGCCGGTGCCGGCGGAGGTATAATTGCTCAAATAATCACATATCCTCTCCAATCA GTAAACACACGGCAGCAAACGGAGCGAATCGCAAAGAAATCGCAGTCGAAAGGATCATCTGGTGGTACACTTGTTCAAATGCTGCAA GTAATAAGAAGTGAAGGGATTGGAGGGTTATATAGTGGACTCAAGCCTTCTTTGCTTGGAACTGCTACGTCACAG ggGATATACTATTACTTTTACCAGGTTTTTAAGAATAAAGCTGAAGCTATCGCAGCTGCAAATAAAAGAAAGGGTCATGGGGACGGTACGGTGGGCATGTTCTCGTGGCTTGTCGTTGCTGCTTTAGCTGG ATCACTGAATGTACTGTTTACAAATCCGATATGGGTGCTTGTCACACGTATGCAG ACGCATACTCAAGCAGAACACAAGATTCTAGAAGCAAAGAAGGAAGCTCTGATAAGAGAATACTCTGAAAGCAGTTTGGTTGGCTCTTCTTTACAAGATAAGTTACGTGAACTTGACTCAGTGAAGCCTAACCCTTACGGGACGTTGCATGCG GCATACGAGGTTTATAATGAAGCTGGGATAAGGGGATTTTGGAAAGGCATTGTGCCGACTCTAATCATG GTGTGCAATCCATCAATACAGTTCATGATATACGAGACCTCTTTAAAGTACTTGAAAGCTAAACAAGCTAATAACAAGCTGAGTTCAAACAAAGTTTCTGCATTGGAG GTATTTCTCGTAGGTGCCATTGCGAAACTTGGAGCAACTGTTACAACATACCCACTGTTAGTCGTGAAG TCAAGACTTCAAGCAAAACAAGAAATCAGTACAAACAATTCTTTGAGATATTCAG GTACCATGGACGCAATTGTAAAAATGATTCGCTAcgaaggattttcaagcttttacaAAGGAATGAGTACGAAGATAGTACAAAGTGTATTTGCTGCTTctgtacttttcatgattaAGGAGGAGCTTGTTAAGTTTTATGCAGTATTAGCAAAGAAGAGCCAGAAGATATTATTAACTCTGTCAAGTTAG
- the LOC122582535 gene encoding protein SCO1 homolog 2, mitochondrial isoform X2, with amino-acid sequence MVMQVFKIIYSLGKKSLFSPATRRCASQQKMFHTSTMKAAKKSGPSLEALPKPPASRPPSKWRYYLLPTAVLGGIGGGLLYLHLNDEKRAIRIGQGTNVGYGSRNGPVIGGPFRLIDANGRIVTEKDLRGNWVLLHFGYTSSPDVGPSELLKLAKAICALDSPESQPNMKVQPVFVTVDPQRDTPSHLRAYLKEFDERIVGLTGPVGAVRDMAHAYRVFFKKVDEDGDDYLVQTSYNMYLMNPNLEIVRTFGLEYNAEQLAEEIQKELHRNKL; translated from the exons atggtAATGCAAGTTTTCAAAATAATCTATTCACTTGGAAAAAAATCCCTATTCTCACCTGCAACCAG GCGATGTGCCTCACAACAGAAGATGTTTCATACGTCTACCATGAAGGCAGCAAAAAAGAGTGGTCCTTCATTGGAAGCGCTTCCGAAACCACCCGCTTCTCGGCCACCATCAAAGTGGCGATATTATCTGCTt CCAACTGCTGTTCTTGGTGGAATTGGTGGTGGACTTCTTTATTTGCATTTGAATGATGAAAAGCGAGCTATTCGTATAG GACAGGGTACAAATGTTGGATATGGTTCACGAAACGGTCCAGTTATTGGTGGCCCTTTCAGATTGATTGATGCAAATGGTAGAATAGTTACAGAAAAGGATCTTCGAGGAAACTGGGTACTTTTGCACTTTGGTTATACTTCATCCCCTGATGTGGGGCCTTCAGAACTTTTGAAATTAGCCAAGGCTATCTGCGCATTAGATTCCCCTGAGTCGCAACCAAACATGAAGGTTCAACCTGTTTTTGTTACAGTGGATCCGCAGCGTGATACCCCATCTCATCTTCGTGCTTATCTTAAAG aatttgatgaGAGAATAGTGGGTCTAACTGGACCAGTTGGTGCTGTAAGGGATATGGCGCATGCGTACAGAGTGTTCTTTAAGAAAGTTGACGAAGATGGGGATGATTATCTTGTCCAAACTTCATATAACAT GTACTTGATGAATCCTAATTTGGAAATTGTTAGAACCTTTGGGCTCGAGTATAATGCAGAGCAACTAGCAGAAGAGATTCAGAAAGAATTACACAGGAACAAATTGTAA